The following coding sequences are from one Streptomyces sp. NBC_01232 window:
- a CDS encoding non-ribosomal peptide synthetase has product MTESTARLALLSRTRLADVRRRSGDYSDTTIAHACAVGLAYWATGRSPEGLELTPGTLFADILGWADNGGAGPVGWEVGADTAGGRSIRVPQGVVEADAQLALDDLADFPDRPISTIGPSSVAARLETLARWNDTGADRVRPTVVEMFREQARLRPDAVAVVDEHRTLTYGQAAELSAQLAHYLIERGLTAEQVVAISLDRSADMVIGLLGVLQAGAAFVPLDPQWPAARRSVVISDARVVLQLGRTAQHTPDEPEAVPVDLGDWRFGSYPGEGTGVTVPGDALAYVIFTSGSTGRPKGAMIRHEAISERLLWQVEEILGFGHDDASLFKAPLSFDISINEIFLPLVCGGRLVVLRPGGERDPHHLLSVIAEQRVTFTYLVSSMLDVLLEIAGDSGRLDSLRHVWCGGEVLTPELYERFRARLDIPMYHGYGPAETTIGVSHVVYRGAAERLSTSIGRPNPNTQLYVLDDELRPVPVGVGGELYVGGFLLGRGYVGAPALTAARFVANPFAADGSRLYRTGDLARFAPDGSLDFLGRADNQIKIRGMRLEIEDVEAGLAEHPAVRHTCVVAKKNTAGGTYLVGYVIPSAGSEDLRADEVKDWATGHMVEYMVPAHIVVMKEFPLTANGKLDRGALPEPATGAGALAPPTTENERLVCAAVAAVLRRDAVGVDQDFFQLGGDSILAISLLSALREAGLHVTARQIFTHGVVGALAAVADREAAAVDHGDVATGTVVGSPIVQWLGETTDAVDGFVQSVVLNTPPTLTADALDAILTAVVARHDMLRAKLVRGDRWSFEIPEADRAVAGWQESDRPLDECVALATGELDPEGGVMLRAVWRREARQLVLVAHHVVIDGVSWRILMEDLSTAWRWFVSGAPIDLPPVGTSFRRWTQLLGHAGFDADRTHFRRALPGEDAPLGRRALSAADTVARERTTTVSVGADVTAALLGEIPARFHAGVNDVLLTALAVTLARWRRDLGQEQTFAHIELEGHGREGRYVADSAGFEPELSRTVGWFTTLFPVTVDPGTATDAAAGPTDPAYLVAALKAVKEDLARVPSNGVSYGALRYLSDTAFAAPAPQVLFNYLGRFDAGSSGDWELAGTTGQLGEKRDPKMRLPRALEFNAIAEPASAGGAYELVTTLSWPDGLFADEDIETIGRYFREALSGLAALAALDRSGHSPSDFTLSALTQADVDELDGPALRDVLPLTPLQEGLYFHSVFDDDSAGSYVEQQLLTLDGDVDPDRLAAAATRLLTLFPNLAARFVALADGRVVSVLEGGVQAPFTTLDRPGITDDEIREHAERDRRAGFDLASGPLMRYTLIRAGAGRSVLVQTVHHIIADGWSVPPMLRALLAEYHAPGTVYPIGGFTDYVRWLAERDEDESDRVWGEQLAGLPGPSLVAEGHTPSDLFADTALAASADIDEAARTAGVPLSVAVHSAWALTLGGLLHGRDVVFGSTVSGRDADVPGIGDMVGLFINTVPVRARWEAATTAEGLLASVREHQSTVLAHQHVSLARISRLSGAGPLFDTLVVFDVATDVAALRSPEDTLVITDIVNEGAPHYPLTLVVERALDGRPRFNLIHDGALLRETSAREILHTFTRTLTGLLTRPDALVDDLAPAGLQAPAEITPTTLGALFDAAAHRDPAATAVTQCALDGGARSLTYGELAAAKDELASALRAFGVRPGERVAVAVPRSLEQVVALVAIVTAGGAYVPLDLAYPDGRLEYILADAAPQVVLVDREHRDRFTGLLARAGVAARVLVQGDEPAPGDAQGGDVRDTDTGDTAGPGADWHDPAYVIYTSGSTGRPKGVVVPHSSVVTLLANTEPDMDFGPHDVWVQFHSYSFDFAVWELWGALAHGAELLVPEYGLTRSPVDFHRLVRERRVTVLNQTPSAFYQFIEADRHAQEPLTALRRIIFGGEALDLGRLRGWVERHGAASPELVNMYGITETTVHVTHRVLTDEDFRPGDDASPIGGPIPGLVVHLLDDRLRPVPPGRVGAIYVAGDQVSLGYLGRPALTAGRFVADPFAGDGSRMYHTGDLARRTLDGELEFTGRADDQVQLKGFRIELGEVESAIRELDGVVDAAVTVAGSGDHLVAHVVGRVSGDLADLLSTKLPVHMVPGLVLPVDALPLTVNGKLDRKALAARAAPQTTLAPATGPGTGSGSGSATGSATGSALTALVGIFTETLPGTAVDGDSDFFRAGGDSILAITVVNRARALGLGIAPRDVFLLRTPRALAEHLATSTPRTAAPAAPAPQEDGPLTPTPIILRQRELGGSLARFAQARSLVAAEGTGFADAERAANAVVAAHPALRLRLSAEHGVWALRTEPARAVTVVRGDGSNGADGSNGADASDATAAANEAAGRLDPGAGDVIAFTWLEATRTLVVTAHHLAVDAVSWLVLLDDIDTALRSRPLAPPTTPYAAYAQALADRAARETDGLGHWITTLQAPPLLPAAQGLRRTTVVIPPEVGDRVTRTAPAALGVGLTELLCGALRTALTRVQPTPTDLAIELERHGRVPVSSHHDYTRTVGWFTSIAPVRLTAHTDPVAAAREVAERQPDERAHAAYGGLRYLNPQTAPLLTARPQVLFNYLGRGDESQALHVTGGDQGSPYAVEVNAWTDAATGSLHAVFTLAEGIPDAITGHWRAALEHIADASTTAERTAPVTPLQRGLFFQAQLAGPAGHYVAQSWFTFDRRLDTDALAEAMAWVIARHPVVGAGFTTDDDGNAVQVLGAGRQVGVRTVSLATDAEVDALLTRDRDTGFDPGEPPLIRLTVVHLPGERDGLLLSYHLLLWDGWSREIVLRDLFDAYEAALAGELTPPAPATPGFEEYARALDAKDPAVSERFWAQHLTGLPGPTLLAGPTPALVDDLPRTLVHALTAERSQQVREAARAHGVTLNTVLTGAFGLLLGAHTGRADAVFGVTVSGREGEDLSEVVGVLLNTVPMWTRARPDDTVRDYLTAVQAARVEAMEHEHLGLGEIQRAGGHDTLFDNLFVLQNFLDMDAFAEMNARHGITAVRADDSTHYPFTWVVTPGDRLTVKLEYRDHDTEAARKLLDDYLDVLGHLTRSAGLLGALPGPGPEPEAGPRTDVGTDTVVDRFDRAADRDPQRIALVAHGRTMTFGRLRDRSRELAGVLAARGIGPERTVALAIPRSLDSIVALFAVLRVGAAYVPLELDHPDERIAAIVADARPDVILTVSAVSPRLTGELIELDRPLPRADPYVTFAPDDPDRLRHPAYTIYTSGSTGRPKGVVTEYAGLTNMLINHQRRIFEPVLSDHDHRVFRIAHTVSFAFDMSWEELLWLADGHEVHICDEELRRDAPRLVEYCLEHGIDVINVTPTYAQQLVSEGLLDTPGRRPALVLLGGEAVTPTLWQRLAETEGTVGYNLYGPTEYTINTLGVGTFECQDPVVGVAIDNTDVYVLDPWLRPLPDGVPGELYVAGIGIARGYLGQPAQTADRFVACPFGAPGERMYRTGDLVSRRPDGNLVYLGRTDQQVKIRGHRVEPGEVEAAFAAHPAVRFVAAVAQPDPQVDGAYRLAAYLVLDGPDGPDGPDLAAVAAEVGAGLPDFLRPTHYARVDRIPLTVNGKADTKALPDARPLGTLTTAGERGPQTQTETTVCEFFAEALDLDDDEVSALSDFVSLGGHSMLAVRLIGLLRREYGPVITVRDLFTLRTPEMIARHLDENS; this is encoded by the coding sequence ATGACGGAATCGACCGCTCGTCTCGCGCTGCTCTCCCGCACGCGCCTGGCCGACGTGCGCCGGCGATCCGGCGACTACTCCGACACCACCATCGCCCACGCGTGTGCCGTGGGGCTGGCGTACTGGGCGACGGGCCGCAGCCCCGAAGGCCTGGAGCTCACCCCCGGCACGCTGTTCGCGGACATCCTCGGCTGGGCGGACAACGGCGGCGCCGGGCCGGTGGGCTGGGAGGTCGGCGCGGACACCGCGGGCGGCCGGAGCATCCGCGTCCCGCAAGGCGTCGTAGAGGCTGACGCGCAGCTCGCGCTCGACGACCTGGCCGACTTCCCGGACCGGCCCATCTCCACCATCGGCCCGTCCAGTGTCGCGGCGAGGCTCGAGACGCTGGCCCGGTGGAACGACACCGGGGCGGACCGGGTCCGCCCGACCGTCGTGGAGATGTTCCGCGAGCAGGCGCGCCTGCGGCCCGACGCCGTCGCCGTCGTCGACGAGCACCGTACGCTGACCTACGGTCAGGCGGCTGAGCTCTCCGCCCAGCTGGCCCACTACTTGATCGAACGCGGCCTCACCGCCGAACAGGTCGTCGCCATCTCGCTCGACCGTTCCGCCGACATGGTGATCGGCCTGCTCGGCGTGCTCCAGGCGGGGGCCGCGTTCGTACCGCTCGACCCGCAGTGGCCCGCCGCGCGCCGGTCCGTCGTCATATCCGACGCCCGTGTCGTCCTCCAGCTCGGCCGCACGGCCCAGCACACGCCGGACGAACCGGAAGCCGTGCCCGTCGACCTCGGCGACTGGCGGTTCGGCTCCTACCCGGGGGAGGGGACCGGGGTCACCGTCCCCGGCGACGCCCTCGCCTACGTGATCTTCACGTCCGGCTCGACCGGCCGCCCCAAAGGCGCGATGATCCGCCACGAGGCGATCAGCGAGCGCCTGTTGTGGCAGGTCGAGGAGATCCTCGGCTTCGGCCACGACGACGCCTCGCTGTTCAAGGCCCCGTTGTCCTTCGACATCTCCATCAACGAGATCTTCCTGCCACTGGTGTGCGGCGGCCGGCTGGTGGTCCTGCGCCCCGGCGGCGAACGCGACCCGCACCACCTGCTGAGCGTCATCGCCGAGCAGCGCGTCACCTTCACCTACCTGGTGTCGTCCATGCTGGACGTCCTCCTGGAGATCGCGGGCGACTCCGGGCGGCTGGACAGCCTGCGCCACGTGTGGTGCGGCGGCGAGGTGCTGACCCCGGAGCTCTACGAGCGCTTCCGCGCCCGGCTCGACATACCCATGTACCACGGCTACGGCCCGGCCGAGACGACCATCGGCGTCTCGCACGTCGTCTACCGGGGCGCGGCCGAACGCCTGTCGACGTCGATCGGCAGGCCCAACCCCAACACCCAGCTCTACGTGCTGGACGACGAACTGCGCCCGGTCCCCGTCGGCGTCGGCGGCGAGCTGTACGTCGGAGGCTTCCTCCTCGGACGCGGCTACGTGGGCGCCCCCGCCCTGACGGCCGCCCGATTCGTCGCCAACCCCTTCGCCGCGGACGGATCCCGGCTCTACCGGACCGGCGACCTCGCCCGCTTCGCCCCCGACGGGTCGCTGGACTTCCTCGGCCGCGCCGACAACCAGATCAAGATCCGTGGCATGAGGCTGGAGATCGAGGACGTCGAGGCCGGTCTCGCCGAGCACCCCGCGGTACGCCACACCTGTGTCGTCGCGAAGAAGAACACGGCGGGCGGCACCTACCTCGTGGGCTACGTGATCCCCTCCGCCGGCAGCGAGGACCTGCGCGCGGACGAGGTCAAGGACTGGGCCACCGGGCACATGGTGGAGTACATGGTGCCCGCCCACATCGTCGTGATGAAGGAGTTCCCGCTCACCGCGAACGGCAAGCTCGACCGCGGCGCCCTCCCGGAACCCGCCACCGGCGCGGGCGCGCTCGCCCCGCCCACCACCGAGAACGAGCGCCTGGTGTGCGCGGCGGTGGCGGCGGTGCTGCGGCGCGACGCGGTCGGCGTCGACCAGGACTTCTTCCAGCTCGGCGGCGACAGCATCCTGGCGATCTCCCTGCTGAGCGCCCTGCGCGAGGCCGGTCTCCACGTCACCGCGCGCCAGATCTTCACCCACGGCGTCGTCGGCGCTCTGGCGGCGGTCGCGGACCGCGAGGCCGCCGCCGTGGACCACGGCGACGTCGCCACCGGCACCGTCGTGGGATCACCCATCGTGCAGTGGCTCGGCGAGACCACCGATGCCGTCGACGGCTTCGTGCAGTCGGTGGTCCTCAACACCCCGCCCACCCTGACGGCCGACGCGCTCGACGCGATCCTCACCGCCGTGGTCGCCCGGCACGACATGCTGCGCGCGAAACTGGTGCGCGGCGACCGCTGGAGCTTCGAGATCCCGGAGGCGGACCGGGCCGTGGCGGGCTGGCAGGAGAGCGACCGGCCGCTCGACGAGTGCGTCGCGCTCGCCACCGGCGAACTGGACCCCGAGGGCGGCGTGATGCTGCGCGCCGTCTGGCGCCGCGAGGCACGCCAGCTGGTCCTCGTCGCCCACCACGTGGTGATCGACGGCGTGTCCTGGCGGATCCTGATGGAGGACCTCTCCACGGCGTGGCGCTGGTTCGTCTCGGGCGCGCCGATCGACCTGCCGCCGGTCGGCACCTCGTTCCGGCGCTGGACCCAGCTGCTGGGACACGCCGGGTTCGACGCGGACCGTACGCACTTCCGGCGCGCCCTGCCGGGGGAGGACGCACCGCTGGGCCGGCGCGCGCTGTCCGCCGCCGACACCGTCGCGCGGGAGCGGACGACGACCGTATCGGTCGGCGCCGACGTCACGGCCGCGCTGCTCGGCGAGATTCCCGCGAGGTTCCACGCGGGCGTCAACGACGTATTGCTGACCGCCCTGGCCGTCACCCTCGCCCGGTGGCGCCGCGACCTCGGGCAGGAGCAGACGTTCGCGCACATCGAGCTGGAGGGCCACGGCCGCGAAGGACGGTACGTCGCGGACTCCGCCGGCTTCGAACCCGAACTGTCGCGGACCGTGGGCTGGTTCACCACGCTCTTCCCGGTGACCGTCGACCCCGGAACGGCGACGGACGCGGCCGCCGGCCCCACGGATCCCGCATACCTGGTCGCCGCCCTCAAGGCCGTCAAGGAGGACCTCGCCCGGGTGCCCAGCAACGGCGTCTCCTACGGTGCCCTGCGGTACCTGTCCGACACCGCGTTCGCCGCGCCCGCACCACAGGTGCTGTTCAACTACCTGGGCCGCTTCGACGCGGGCTCCTCCGGCGACTGGGAACTCGCGGGCACCACCGGTCAGTTGGGGGAGAAGCGTGACCCGAAGATGCGCCTGCCGCGCGCCCTGGAGTTCAACGCCATCGCCGAACCCGCTTCGGCCGGCGGCGCGTACGAACTGGTCACCACCCTGTCCTGGCCCGACGGGCTGTTCGCCGACGAGGACATCGAGACCATCGGGCGGTACTTCCGGGAGGCCCTGTCCGGCCTGGCCGCACTGGCCGCACTCGACCGGAGCGGCCACTCGCCCAGCGACTTCACCCTGTCGGCCCTCACCCAGGCCGACGTCGACGAACTCGACGGCCCGGCCCTGCGGGACGTCCTGCCGCTGACCCCGCTCCAGGAGGGCCTGTACTTCCACTCGGTCTTCGACGACGACTCCGCGGGCAGCTACGTCGAGCAGCAGCTCCTGACCCTCGACGGCGACGTGGACCCCGACCGGCTCGCGGCCGCGGCCACCCGGTTGCTCACCCTGTTCCCCAACCTGGCCGCGCGTTTCGTGGCCCTCGCCGACGGCCGGGTGGTCTCCGTACTGGAGGGCGGGGTGCAGGCCCCGTTCACCACCCTGGACCGCCCCGGCATCACCGACGACGAGATCCGCGAGCACGCCGAGCGGGACCGCCGCGCCGGGTTCGACCTGGCGAGCGGCCCGCTGATGCGGTACACGCTGATCCGCGCCGGCGCCGGCCGCAGCGTCCTGGTGCAGACCGTGCACCACATCATCGCCGACGGCTGGTCGGTGCCGCCGATGCTGCGCGCGCTCCTGGCCGAGTACCACGCCCCCGGGACCGTGTACCCGATCGGGGGCTTCACCGACTACGTGCGCTGGCTCGCCGAACGCGACGAGGACGAGAGCGACCGGGTGTGGGGCGAACAGCTCGCCGGGCTGCCCGGCCCCTCGCTGGTCGCCGAGGGGCACACGCCGTCCGACCTGTTCGCCGACACCGCCCTCGCGGCCTCCGCCGACATCGACGAGGCCGCCCGGACCGCCGGCGTCCCGCTGAGCGTGGCCGTGCACAGCGCCTGGGCGCTGACGCTGGGCGGCCTCCTGCACGGCAGGGACGTCGTCTTCGGCTCCACCGTCTCCGGCCGCGACGCGGACGTGCCCGGCATCGGCGACATGGTGGGTCTGTTCATCAACACGGTCCCCGTGCGCGCCCGGTGGGAGGCCGCCACCACAGCGGAGGGCCTGCTCGCCTCGGTGCGGGAACATCAGAGCACGGTGCTGGCGCACCAGCACGTCTCGCTGGCGCGCATCAGCCGGCTGAGCGGCGCCGGCCCGCTCTTCGACACCCTCGTGGTGTTCGACGTGGCGACCGACGTCGCAGCCCTGCGCAGCCCCGAGGACACGCTCGTCATCACCGACATCGTCAACGAGGGAGCCCCGCACTACCCGCTGACCCTCGTGGTGGAGCGCGCCCTCGACGGCCGCCCGCGCTTCAACCTGATCCACGACGGCGCGCTGCTGCGGGAGACGAGCGCGCGGGAGATCCTGCACACGTTCACCCGTACCCTCACCGGCCTGCTCACCCGCCCCGACGCCCTGGTCGACGACCTGGCGCCCGCGGGCCTCCAGGCTCCCGCGGAGATCACCCCGACGACCCTGGGCGCACTGTTCGACGCCGCCGCGCACCGGGATCCGGCCGCCACCGCCGTCACCCAGTGCGCCCTCGACGGCGGTGCCCGGTCGCTGACCTACGGTGAACTGGCCGCCGCGAAGGACGAGCTGGCCTCGGCCCTGCGCGCTTTCGGTGTCCGGCCCGGCGAACGGGTCGCCGTCGCGGTTCCGCGCTCCCTGGAACAGGTCGTCGCCCTGGTCGCGATCGTCACCGCGGGCGGTGCCTACGTACCGCTGGACCTCGCCTACCCGGACGGACGGCTGGAGTACATCCTCGCCGACGCGGCCCCGCAGGTCGTGCTCGTGGACCGGGAGCACCGGGACCGCTTCACGGGGCTGCTGGCCCGGGCGGGCGTGGCGGCCCGCGTACTGGTCCAGGGGGACGAACCCGCACCGGGGGACGCCCAGGGCGGGGACGTCCGGGACACGGACACCGGGGACACGGCCGGGCCCGGGGCGGACTGGCACGATCCCGCGTACGTGATCTACACCTCCGGTTCGACCGGCCGGCCCAAGGGCGTCGTCGTCCCGCACTCCAGCGTGGTGACCCTCCTCGCGAACACGGAGCCCGACATGGACTTCGGCCCGCACGACGTGTGGGTGCAGTTCCACTCGTACTCCTTCGACTTCGCCGTGTGGGAGCTGTGGGGCGCTCTGGCGCACGGCGCCGAACTGCTCGTGCCGGAGTACGGCCTGACCCGCTCCCCGGTGGACTTCCACCGCCTGGTGCGGGAGCGCCGGGTGACCGTCCTCAACCAGACGCCGTCGGCCTTCTACCAGTTCATCGAGGCCGACCGGCACGCGCAGGAGCCGCTCACCGCCCTGCGCCGGATCATCTTCGGCGGCGAGGCGCTGGACCTCGGGCGGCTGCGCGGCTGGGTGGAGCGGCACGGCGCCGCCTCGCCCGAACTGGTCAACATGTACGGCATCACCGAGACCACCGTGCACGTCACCCACCGGGTCCTGACCGACGAGGACTTCCGCCCCGGCGACGACGCCAGCCCGATCGGGGGCCCGATCCCCGGCCTGGTCGTCCACCTGCTCGACGACCGGCTCCGGCCGGTCCCGCCGGGCCGGGTGGGCGCCATCTACGTCGCCGGCGACCAGGTCTCCCTCGGCTACCTGGGCCGGCCGGCCCTCACCGCGGGCCGGTTCGTGGCGGACCCCTTCGCGGGCGACGGCTCCCGGATGTACCACACGGGCGACCTCGCACGCCGAACGCTCGACGGCGAGCTGGAGTTCACCGGCCGCGCCGACGACCAGGTACAGCTCAAGGGCTTCCGCATCGAGCTCGGCGAGGTGGAGTCCGCGATCCGGGAACTCGACGGGGTCGTCGACGCGGCCGTCACCGTCGCCGGCAGCGGGGACCACCTGGTCGCGCACGTCGTGGGCCGGGTGTCCGGAGACCTCGCGGACCTCCTGTCCACGAAGCTGCCCGTCCACATGGTTCCCGGCCTGGTCCTGCCGGTCGACGCCCTCCCGCTGACCGTCAACGGCAAACTCGACCGCAAGGCCCTGGCCGCACGCGCCGCCCCGCAAACCACTCTGGCGCCCGCGACGGGCCCCGGGACCGGGTCCGGTTCAGGCTCTGCGACCGGCTCTGCGACCGGCTCCGCGCTCACCGCGCTGGTCGGCATCTTCACCGAGACCCTGCCCGGTACCGCCGTGGACGGGGACAGCGACTTCTTCCGGGCCGGCGGCGACAGCATCCTCGCCATCACCGTCGTCAACCGGGCCAGGGCCCTGGGCCTCGGGATCGCCCCGCGCGACGTGTTCCTGCTCAGGACCCCGCGGGCACTCGCCGAGCACCTGGCGACGAGCACCCCGCGGACCGCGGCGCCCGCCGCGCCCGCACCCCAGGAGGACGGCCCGCTGACGCCGACGCCGATCATCCTGCGCCAGCGCGAACTGGGCGGATCCCTCGCCCGGTTCGCCCAGGCCCGGAGCCTGGTCGCGGCGGAGGGCACCGGCTTCGCCGACGCCGAACGCGCCGCGAACGCCGTGGTCGCCGCGCACCCCGCGCTGCGGCTGCGGCTGAGCGCCGAGCACGGGGTGTGGGCGCTGCGTACCGAACCCGCCCGCGCGGTCACCGTCGTACGCGGAGACGGGTCCAACGGCGCCGACGGGTCCAATGGCGCCGACGCGTCCGACGCGACGGCAGCGGCGAACGAAGCCGCCGGCCGGCTCGACCCCGGCGCCGGGGACGTCATCGCCTTCACCTGGCTGGAGGCGACCCGGACCCTCGTCGTCACCGCGCACCACCTCGCCGTCGACGCCGTGTCCTGGCTGGTCCTGCTGGACGACATCGACACCGCCCTGCGCAGCAGGCCGCTCGCACCGCCGACCACCCCCTACGCCGCGTACGCGCAGGCCCTGGCCGACCGGGCCGCCCGGGAGACCGACGGCCTCGGGCACTGGATCACCACCCTCCAGGCACCCCCGCTGCTGCCCGCGGCGCAGGGGCTGCGCCGGACCACGGTCGTGATCCCGCCCGAGGTCGGCGACCGCGTGACCCGCACCGCGCCCGCCGCCCTCGGCGTCGGCCTCACCGAGCTGTTGTGCGGCGCGCTGCGCACCGCCCTGACCCGCGTCCAGCCCACGCCCACCGATCTCGCGATCGAGCTGGAGCGGCACGGCCGCGTCCCGGTGTCGTCCCACCACGACTACACCCGTACGGTCGGCTGGTTCACCTCCATCGCCCCCGTGCGGCTCACGGCGCACACCGACCCCGTCGCGGCGGCCCGCGAGGTCGCCGAACGCCAGCCGGACGAGCGCGCGCACGCCGCGTACGGCGGGCTGCGCTACCTCAACCCGCAGACGGCCCCCCTGCTGACCGCCCGCCCGCAGGTCCTGTTCAACTACCTCGGCCGGGGCGACGAGTCACAGGCGCTCCACGTCACCGGCGGCGACCAGGGCAGCCCCTACGCCGTCGAGGTCAACGCCTGGACCGACGCCGCCACCGGAAGCCTGCACGCGGTCTTCACCCTCGCCGAGGGCATACCCGACGCGATCACCGGGCACTGGCGCGCCGCACTGGAACACATCGCGGACGCCTCCACGACGGCCGAACGCACCGCGCCCGTCACCCCGCTCCAGCGCGGCCTCTTCTTCCAGGCCCAGCTGGCCGGACCGGCCGGACACTACGTCGCACAGAGCTGGTTCACCTTCGACCGGCGCCTGGACACCGACGCCCTGGCCGAGGCGATGGCCTGGGTGATCGCCCGGCACCCGGTCGTCGGCGCCGGCTTCACCACCGACGACGACGGGAACGCCGTCCAGGTCCTGGGCGCGGGCCGGCAGGTCGGTGTCCGTACCGTCTCCCTCGCGACGGACGCCGAGGTGGACGCCCTGCTCACCCGGGACCGCGACACCGGATTCGACCCGGGCGAGCCGCCGCTGATCCGCCTGACCGTGGTGCACCTGCCGGGCGAGCGCGACGGCCTGCTGCTGAGCTACCACCTGCTGCTGTGGGACGGCTGGTCCCGCGAGATCGTGCTGCGGGACCTGTTCGACGCCTACGAGGCCGCCCTCGCGGGCGAGCTGACACCCCCGGCCCCGGCCACGCCCGGCTTCGAGGAGTACGCGCGGGCGCTCGACGCCAAGGACCCGGCCGTCTCGGAACGCTTCTGGGCACAGCACCTCACCGGCCTCCCCGGCCCCACCCTGCTCGCCGGACCGACGCCGGCCCTGGTCGACGACCTGCCGCGCACGCTCGTGCACGCGCTCACCGCCGAACGGTCGCAGCAGGTGCGGGAAGCGGCCCGGGCACACGGCGTCACCCTCAACACGGTACTGACGGGCGCCTTCGGTCTCCTCCTGGGCGCACACACGGGCCGCGCCGACGCCGTGTTCGGCGTGACCGTCTCCGGCCGCGAGGGCGAGGACCTGTCCGAGGTCGTCGGCGTGCTGCTCAACACCGTGCCCATGTGGACACGGGCCCGGCCGGACGACACCGTCCGCGACTACCTGACGGCCGTACAGGCGGCCCGGGTCGAGGCGATGGAGCACGAGCACCTCGGACTCGGTGAGATCCAGCGGGCCGGCGGACACGACACCCTGTTCGACAACCTCTTCGTGCTCCAGAACTTCCTGGACATGGACGCGTTCGCCGAGATGAACGCCCGGCACGGCATCACCGCCGTCCGCGCCGACGACTCCACGCACTACCCGTTCACCTGGGTCGTCACGCCCGGCGATCGGCTCACCGTCAAACTGGAGTACCGCGACCACGACACGGAGGCCGCCCGAAAGCTCCTCGACGACTACCTGGACGTCCTCGGGCACCTGACCCGGTCCGCCGGGCTGCTGGGCGCACTGCCGGGCCCGGGTCCCGAGCCCGAGGCCGGCCCGCGCACGGACGTCGGGACGGACACCGTCGTCGACCGGTTCGACCGGGCCGCCGACCGGGACCCGCAGCGGATCGCGCTCGTCGCCCACGGCCGGACCATGACCTTCGGCCGTCTGCGGGACCGCAGCCGTGAGCTGGCGGGCGTGCTCGCCGCACGCGGCATCGGACCCGAGCGGACGGTGGCCCTCGCGATCCCGCGCTCCCTCGACTCGATCGTGGCGCTGTTCGCCGTCCTGCGCGTGGGCGCCGCGTACGTGCCGCTGGAGCTGGACCACCCGGACGAGCGGATCGCCGCCATCGTCGCCGACGCCCGACCGGACGTGATCCTCACCGTGAGCGCCGTGTCACCGCGGCTGACCGGTGAACTGATCGAGCTGGACCGGCCGCTGCCCCGGGCCGATCCGTACGTGACCTTCGCGCCGGACGACCCGGACCGCCTGCGCCACCCCGCCTACACGATCTACACCTCCGGATCGACCGGGCGGCCGAAGGGCGTGGTGACCGAGTACGCCGGACTCACCAACATGCTGATCAACCACCAGCGCCGGATCTTCGAGCCCGTGCTGAGCGACCACGACCACCGCGTCTTCCGCATCGCCCACACCGTGTCGTTCGCCTTCGACATGTCGTGGGAGGAATTGCTGTGGCTCGCCGACGGCCATGAGGTGCACATCTGCGACGAGGAACTGCGCCGCGACGCGCCCCGCCTCGTCGAGTACTGCCTGGAGCACGGCATCGACGTCATCAACGTGACGCCGACCTACGCCCAGCAACTGGTGTCCGAGGGCCTGCTCGACACCCCCGGGCGGCGGCCGGCACTGGTCCTGCTCGGCGGCGAGGCCGTCACCCCGACCCTGTGGCAGCGGCTCGCCGAGACGGAGGGAACCGTCGGCTACAACCTGTACGGACCCACCGAATACACCATCAACACGCTGGGCGTGGGCACCTTCGAGTGCCAGGACCCGGTGGTGGGCGTGGCCATCGACAACACGGACGTGTACGTCCTGGACCCGTGGCTGCGGCCCCTGCCCGACGGAGTTCCCGGCGAGCTGTACGTGGCGGGCATCGGCATCGCGCGCGGCTATCTCGGGCAGCCTGCCCAGACCGCGGACCGGTTCGTCGCCTGCCCGTTCGGCGCCCCCGGCGAACGCATGTACCGTACCGGCGACCTGGTGTCGCGGCGGCCCGACGGGAACCTGGTGTACCTGGGCCGCACCGACCAGCAGGTCAAGATCCGCGGGCACCGCGTCGAACCGGGCGAGGTCGAGGCCGCCTTCGCCGCGCACCCGGCGGTGCGGTTCGTCGCCGCCGTCGCCCAGCCCGACCCGCAGGTCGACGGCGCGTACCGGCTGGCCGCCTACCTCGTACTCGACGGCCCGGACGGCCCGGACGGCCCGGACCTGGCGGCCGTCGCCGCCGAGGTGGGCGCCGGACTGCCCGACTTCCTGCGCCCGACGCACTACGCCCGGGTCGACCGCATCCCGCTGACCGTGAACGGGAAGGCCGACACGAAGGCCTTGCCGGACGCCAGGCCGCTCGGCACGCTGACCACGGCGGGGGAGCGCGGCCCGCAGACGCAGACCGAGACCACGGTGTGCGAGTTCTTCGCCGAAGCACTCGACCTGGACGACGACGAGGTGAGCGCGTTGAGCGATTTCGTGTCCCTCGGAGGGCACTCCATGCTGGCGGTGCGGCTGATCGGCCTGCTCCGCCGGGAGTACGGTCCTGTGATCACGGTCCGTGATCTGTTCACCCTGCGAACCCCCGAGATGATTGCCCGCCACCTCGATGAAAACTCCTGA